The DNA region TTTGCGATCATGATCCTCGGTTACTACAGCGACCCGAACACGTTCCCGCGCTTTGGCTTCGATGCCATCGCCGTGAGCCTGCTCGCGGCGAACAACCCGCTCGGCGTCGTGCCGGCGGGACTCCTGTTTGGGGGGTTGGACGCTGGCGGCCAGTACATCGGGTTCACCCTCGATATGCCGCCGGAACTGGTCGATGGAGTCGTCGGTCTCGTGGTGCTGTTCGTCGCCGCGCCGGAGCTGTTTCGGATGGCCGGACAGCGACTCGGACTCGGGGGTGAGGAGCGATGAGTGTCGCTGACTACGCGACCCGAAACCGGCTCACCGTCGGCGTCGCCGGCATCGTCGCCGCTGTATTACTCGTTGGGGGAGCCGCGACGCTATTCGAGTTTCCGGGTGATGAGCTGTTGACTGTCGGTGCGTTCCAGCGGACGCTGCAGGCCGCGATGCCCATCGCGCTCGCGGCCATCGGCGGCCTGTACGCCGAAAAAAGCGGCGTGTTCAACATCGGGCTGGAGGGGTTCATGATATTCGGCGCGCTCGTCGGTGCCGCGGTCCCGTGGCTGCTCACCGGCGGTGGGTCGATCAGTCAAGCCGATCTCTGGGTCGGTATCATCGCGGCCATCCTCGTCTGTTCGGTGCTGGCCGTGGCCTTCGCCGTGCTCACAGTGACATACGAGGCGAACCAGATCGTCGCGGGATTGGCGGTCTGGTTCATCGGCCTCGGCTTCGGGCCGTTCACCGCGACCGTCATCTGGGGTGGCGTGTCCAGCCCGACGCTTCCCAGTATCGACAACCTCACCGTCCCCCTGCTCTCTTCGATACCTGTACTCGGTCGGCTACTCTTCGATTCCTCACCGCTGGTGTTGCTCACTATCCTGTTGACCATCGCCGCGTGGGTCGTACTCTATCGAACCCGGTATGGCTACTGGGTGCAAGCGGCCGGCGAGAACCCGAGCGCCCTCGACACCGCGGGCGTCGACGTGACCCGCGTCCGTTATGCTACGGTGGTGTTTTCCGGTGCGATGGCCGGATTGGCTGGCGCGACGCTCTCTATCGGTATCGGAAACGGGTTCACCGGCACCGGTGCGACGCTCGTCGACGGTCGGGGCTGGATCGCCATCGTGGCGTATCTCTTCGGGAACTACAACCCCATCGGGACCCTCCTCGCCTCGCTACTGTTCGGCGCGATGGACATGCTCCAGATTCAGCTCCAGACCATCGGCATCTCGCTGCCGGGAAGCATTACAGGACTGTTCCCCTACGTGGCCGTCCTCGTGGTGCTCACGTTCATCGGCTACACGCGGGTTCCCGCCGCCGTCGGCGAGCCATACGACACCGAGGAGTAGGCGCTGACCGCTTTAGACTTGCATCCTACACCCCACAGGCGGCGTGACGTCCCTAAACCTTAGTATAGCTCCAACTCGCCTCTGTTTCACTCGCTGACAAAAGCCTAATTTCGGCCCCTGAACCGTGTACAAACGCAATGGCGAATGCTCGCGGGGTACATCGCTGGAATGGGGAAGGGGAGGTAATCTCGGGGTTCTGACACCGAACTTCGAAGGCGGTAGGCTCCCGGAGCTCGGTATCAAGCCCTCTACACCATGTTCGTTCCACATATGTACCCAGTGGCTCGTCGTCTGCTGGGAAATACTGGCGTGACGGCCAGCCTCCGTAATTGTATCTACCGCGTAGGGTTCTTGCCGGAACAAGACCGGCGGACGAGACGCATCTCGTCCATCTTCTGTGACTCACTGATCGCTCGTTCAAGCTCTTTTCAGTGAAATAATCGGCGACTTCCAGCTGACGTTCCCCCTCAATCAGTCCTCTACGCGCTCTCAGAATTCAATCCTTTTACAGACCACTATACGGACGCCAATGGTTCGTCCCGTGTAGAACTATTACAGATTCATCCCGAAAATTAATTTGTCCGGGCTGCTAGCATCTCTCAGTAAGATTCGATATGACAGACAGAGACCGCCATAGCCAGACAGAGGACACAGAACTGGGACTCTCTAGACGGCGCCTGCTTCGAACCGGCGCAGCCGTAGGGATCGCTGGGACGCTCCCGCAGATCTCCGTCAGAGCGGCCGCACAATCGGTCCCCGCTTCCCCCGACCTCGATAAGTTCGTACAACCGCTTTCCATTCCGGAAATTAGGGAGCCTGACGGCACGAGAAACGGAGCCGACGCCTACCGAATTTCGCGGGAGGAGTTCACTCAGAATCTACATCCAGACCTCCCGGAAACCACGGTTTGGGGCTTTGACGGCACGTACCCCGGACCGCTCATCGAAGCGCAGCGGGGCGAGCCGATAACGGTCCACTTCGACGATAGCGGGCTGCCGACCGAACACATGTTCAAGGTCGTCAAGTCAATCCCCGGAACGACGGCCGAGAACCATCCTCAATACGGGAAGGACGTTTCCGTCCCAGAAGTCCGGGCAGTAACCCACTTCCACGGACTCGAAGTCGAGCCTGAGAACGACGGCCAGTCCATGATGTGGACGTCGCCCGAGGGCGTCGTAGGTCCAGGATTCGTCAACGAGTGGCAACGGCTTCCGATGGATCAGGCCAGAACGACCTCGACGTACCACGACCACACGCTCGGCATCGTCCGGCTCAACGCGTACGCCGGGCTGCTCGGCATGTACACGATTCAGAGCCAAGCAGACGAAGACCTCAATCTCCCAAGTGGCGAGTACGACATACCACTTCTTTTACAAGATAAGACGTTCAATTCGGATGGCTCGTTGTACTACCCCGACGAGTTTGTTCCGAGTTTCGTCGGCGATACCGCAGTTATCAACGGTGGCGTGTGGCCGTACATGGAGGTCGAACCCCGACGATACCGTTTTCGACTCGTCAACGGCGCGAACCACCGGACGTTCAGCCTCAAACTCGAAAACGAGTCGGGCCAAGGTGTCCCAATGATGTACCAGTTCGCCCCTGGCCACGGATTTCTGGAATCAGTGGTTCCGATCGGTCCGAATGGGGATCTCAGTTCGCTCGTCATCCAGCCATTTGAGCGCGGCGAAGTCATCGTCGATTTCTCCGATTACGCAGGAGAAACACTCACCCTTACTAATAACGCCGAATTGCCCTACGAAGGGAACAACTCGGGAAGCGATCTGAGCGAACTTATGCAGTTCCAAGTTGCCAACCCGACCGAGGAACCGGCGGACAGGAGCGCGAACCCGACGAGTTTGAACCTGCCGTTCTCTCGCAAATACGACGAGAACGATGCGAGCGTGACGCGGGAGATGACGCTCGATCTGACCTACAATCAAGAAGTAGGGTCGATCAAACATACGTTGAACGGATATGGGTTCGTCGAATCTGTCGATGACGACGAGAAAGGGATCGTGAAACCGCAACTCGGCGCGACCGAGATCTGGAAGCTATCCAATACGACCAACGGAGCACATCCGATCCACCTCCACTTAGTTACGTTCAGAGTGATCGGGCGCGGACCGGACGGAACCGAACCTCCTGACCCGAATGAACGAGGGCACAAGGACACCGTTCGGGTCGAGCCGAATGAAACAGTACGAATCCTCACACGCTTCGATGGATATACTGGACATTTCCCCTGGCATTGCCACATGCTTGAACACGAAGACTACGAGATGATGCTCCGCTTTGTCGTGCAGGACGGCGGCGATAGCGATGGCCCACCGGTGATCGGTGATTCGGATTCCGCGCCGACCGATCCGGACGGCGATGGACTCTACGAGGACCTCGACGGTGACGGCGAAGTGACCGACGTCGACGGGGAACTGTTCTTCGAACACATCGACGACCCTGAGATGCAGAACAACGCCGAGTACTTCGACTTCAACGGCAACGGCCGCCTCGACTTTGACGATGTCGTCGAATGGCGCAAAAAGAACAACAACTAAGAACGCCAACGCGGCTTCGCAAGACTTCTGTCAGCTACTTCGACGTACGGCCGGTACACGTTCGCCTGTCGATTGCCTCTCGTCGCCGCTCGCTGCATGCGATGACTAATCCCGACGAACTACTCCGCAAGTTGCAACCGTTCAAATATTGTCGGGTGAATTTCAAATATTATCGACGTCAGTCAGTGCTCCGGCTACGAAACGCCGTGTGGTGACCGCCCTCCCGAAGAACTTACAGCTGCGTTTCGGCCAGCGATGCCCACCACGCCGCCTCGGTCCGCTCGAACGCCTTGGCACCGTCCAACGTTCGTCAACCTGAGTCTAAGAGCACGGTGGCGATTGATTAGTATATCTGTTCTAACTACAATGTTTGTTCGCAAACCGAAATCATTTTAGTGCTGTGGCGAGCACTGTATGTGTGTTGTCAGCATGAGTTATGATACTAGTGACATCGTGAACAGCGATGCTACAAACGTAAAAAGTACTGCGAGAACCAGCACGTCTCGGCGGCGAGTCCTGCAGGGGCTCGGCGGTCTCAGCGTGGCTGGACTCGCTGGCGTCGGGTCGGCTCGCTCGCAGGCCTCCAAAGGAAGAATTCAGGCACAGATGGGTGACTCTGCGATCGGCTCGGACCCTGCAATATTGGTATTCTCGGCGACTACGGAGTTTCGGCATAATTCTATTCCTGAGGGTAATCAGGCGATTCAGGAACTCGCTACCGAAATCGGAAACGAAAACGATGTCGACTTTACGGTCAACGTCATCGAGAGCGACGCCTCACAGTTCCCCGCCAATGCGGGTGAGCTGTCTCAGTATGATCTGGTGGTCTGGAACAGCACCACCGGTGATGTCTTAAATGACGACCAGCAGGCCGCCTTCAAGCAGTATATCCAGTCCGGCGGCGGGTACATGGGTATCCACGCCGCCGCTGACACCGAATACGACTGGGAGTGGTACGGCGGTCTCGTTGGCGCGTATTTCAGCAGTCACCCCTCGGTCCAGGAGGCCGAAGTGCATGTGACAGATCGGACCCATCCTTCGACGAGTCACCTCCCAGCCGTCTGGACACGAACCGATGAGTGGTACGACTACCAAGAAAATCCCCGTGGAGACGTTCACGTCCTTGCCGCTCTCGACGAGAGCACCTACGAGAACGAAGGTATGGACGGAATTGACCATCCAATCGCCTGGGCGCAATACTACGACGGCGCACGCTCATTCTACACCGGCGGTGGTCACACCGACGACAGTTACGATAGCCGGCGTTTCCGTCAACACCTCAAGGGCGGGATGATGTGGGCGGCGGGCTACATCGGTGGCGGCGCGTCGGGCACCGTCTGGGACAACTACGAGAAAATCCCCCTCGACACCGATACCCAAAATCCCGCGATGGTCGATATCGCTTCGGATGGACGTGTCTTCTATATCGAGCGTGGTGACTTCGGCGGCGGTGAGGAAACTCCCGCCGAAGTAATCATGATTGATCAGGAAAACGACAACGAAATCTCTACGGTCCTCGACCTCACTGTCTACGCTGGCCAAGAAGACGGTCTCTTAGGAATTCTGCTCGATTCGGACTTCGAAAACACCGGATGGGTGTATCTCTACTATTCGCCGACCAACGACGAGATTGACGGGCCTCACAATCGCCTCTCGCGATTTACGATGGAGGGTGATACGATAGATCCCGACTCGGAGGTCGAGATTCTGCGGGTTCCCACTCAGCGCGAGACGTGCTGTCACACCGGTGGGGACATGCACTGGGGCCCCGGTGGCGAGCAGCTCTACCTCACCACCGGCGACGATACCAATCCGTTCGAATCGAGTGGGTATGCCCCGATTGACGAGCGCGACGGGCGGAAAAACTATGATAGCCAGCGTACGGCTGCTAACACCAACGATCTTCGGGGAAAAATCCTGCGAATCATCCCTCAGGAGGACGGCAGCTATACCGTTCCCGACAGCAACCTCTTCCCTGGCGACAGCAGCGGCGGTGGCGGTAGTGACAGCGACGCCATCGAGCCGGGAACGACGATTGAGCTAGGCGGAGAAATCAGCGGATGGATCGGCGAAGCGCCGAGTTCGATCGAGGGTGAGACCAATCCGACGCTCACACTACAAGAAGGCGCAACCTACACAGTCGCCTTCGAGAACCTCGACGGCGCACCCCACGACTTCTACATGCTCGATGAGAACGAGAGCGAGCTCGTCGGCACCGAACTCGTGACCGGGCAGGGCGGGACGGCCTCGGTCGAGTTCGAGGCGACGGCCGAAATGGTACAATACTACTGTTCGGTCCATCCGTTCCAGATGCGCGGTGACGTTGCGATTGAGGAAAGCGACAGCGGTGGCGGCGGTGGCAATGTCAAGCCCGAGATCTACACGATGGGCAACCGCAACCCCTATCGGGCGGCGGTCGATCAGGAAACGGGCACGCTCTACTGGGGTGACTACGGTCCCGATGCCGGCAGTTGGAACGCCGAGCGCGGCCCGCTGGGGATCGTCGAGTTCAACCAAGCTGACGAACCCGGCTTCTATGGCTGGCCGTACTTCGTTGGCCCCAGCATTCCGTATATCGACTACGACTTCGAGACCGAAGAATCAGGCGACCCCTTCGACCCCGACAATCCAGTGAACAAGTCGCCGAACAACGACGGCCTCACTGATTTGCCTTCATCTCAGGAGGCGATGATATACTACTCTGGAGCCTCCTGGGAGGATCTCTTAGACGCTCCTGAGTACGCTCAAGAATACCTCCCTGACGAACCACCCTTCCCGCAACTACAGGGCGGCGCGCCGATGGCAGGACCGGTCTTCCGCTACCAGGACGATTACGACTCCGATGTCTCGCTACCAGAATCGTTCGACGGGAAGTTCTTCATAATGGAGTGGAACGAGAACTGGATCAAGTACGTCTCCTTCGACGACGACGGCAACGTCACCGAGATCGATCCATTTTTGCCGGACATGGAATTCCTTCGTCCGATGGACATGAAGGTCGGTCCCGACGGCGCGCTATACCTCATCGAATGGGGAAGCGGCTTCGGCGGCCCGAACAACGATTCAGGGGTTTACCGCATTGAGCATTCGGACGACGGCGATAGCGATGGCCCACCGGTGATCGGTGATTCGGATTCCGCGCCGACCGATCCGGACGGCGATGGACTCTACGAGGACCTCGACGGTGACGGCGAAGTGACCGACGTCGACGGGGAACTGTTCTTCGAACACATCGACGACCCTGAGATGCAGAACAACGCCGAGTACTTCGACTTCAACGGCAACGACCGCCTCGACTTCGACGATATCGTCGAATGGCGTAAAAAGAAAAACAGCTAAGAACGTGAATTAGCCACTGCTGGCACGGTTCGGCTTCTGGCGAGTGTTTTTTATCGAGATGCCTGATCACGGTTTACCGGGGAAGTCGAAGCCCTTTCTATGCCATTCAGATGAAACCGATAAAATGCCCGGATGTCGATGGTGATTGTGTTTTTAAGTAGAAGGGAGTTTTAACGAAGCCAAATAGACATAAAATATTTATACTTTCGGTCAGATAAGGTTTCGTGGAAGAATTAGATCCAAGTACAAACGATAGAGAACAAATCGGACTTCCGAACAGACGACGCGTTCTACAAGCGATCGGAGGTCTGGGTGTGGCCAGTTTAACCGGCATGCCTGCCGGAGCACAGTCTACCGACGACGAGTGGATTCAACTGTTCAACGGCGAGAATCTCAACGGCTGGATGCCCAAGTTCACAGGACAGCCTACCGGCGAAAACTACAACGACACTTTCACTGTCGAAGACGGGCTGCTTACGGTCGCTTACGACGATTACAATGAGTGGGACGGCACCTTCGGCCATCTCTTTTACGACGAGGAGTTCTCTCATTACATTCTCCGCGCCGAGTATCGCTTTGTCGACGATCAGGTTTCTGGAGCTCCTAGCTGGGCTTACAGGAATAACGGTCTGATGATCCACGGCCAGACGCCCGAAGAAATGGCACTCGATCAGGACTTCCCCGACTCCATCGAAGTGCAGTTGCTCGGCGAATCGGAAGGCAGTGATGCTGAACGCACCACCGCCAATGTCTGTACCCCGGGCACCGATATCTTCATGAACGGTGGAATACACAATCAACATTGCACCAATTCGAACTCGGATACCTATCGCGGGGACCAATGGGTAACCGCTACGCTTGTTGTTCGTGGCAACGAGGCAATCCGCCACATCGTCGAGGATGACGGAGTGGTCCTGAGCTACACGAACCCCCAACTGGATAACGGTACCCCACTTGAAGACGGCACCATTTCCATCCAATCCGAGAGCCACCCCACCCAGTTCCGATCGATTGAGCTGAAGCCAATCGATCCAGATTCGCCCATTGGAACCGGCGACCCGACCGATACCAGCCCCATCTGGAGTAGCTACACGAAGACGGAACTGGCATCCGACCTAGACGCGCCGATGGCGATTGACATCGCGCCCGACGGTCACGTCTTTTTCAGTACTCGTGGCAACGTCAACGGAGGCACCGGAACGGTCAAGATGATCGACCCTGACACCACCGAGATCACGACCATTCTCGAACTTGACGTCTACATTAGCGGTGAGGACGGCTTACAGGGACTCGTTCTTGACCCAGACTTCGAGGAGAACGGCTGGCTGTACCTGTACTACTCCGCACCGTTCGGCGAGACCGATGAGGATCCCCACAAGAAGCTGTCTCGGTTCACGGTCGAAGGGGACACGATCGATCCATCATCGGAGATCGAAATGCTCAGAGTACCGGCCGCACCCGATCCGTTGGCTCACGTCGGCGGCGACCTGGAGTTCGGCCCAGATGGGAATCTCTACCTCTCGGTCGGTGACGACACTAGCCCGTTCGAATCGGGCGGCTACACGCCGATCGACGAGCGCGACGGCCGAATCGGGTTCGACGCCCAGCGCTCGGCGGGCAACACCAACGATCTCCGAGGGAGCATCTTACGAATCACACCTCAGGAAGACGGTGGCTACACCGTGCCCGATGGAAACCTCTTTACTGGCGATGAGTACGCCGAAGCGCGAGCGAACGATCTCGTCAAAACCGAGATCTACGTGATGGGCTGTCGCAACCCCTTCCGAATGGGTATCGATCACGAGACCGGCGTGCTGTACTGGGGCGATTACGGACCTGACTCGCGTGGATGGGATGCCGAACGCGGCCCGCCCGGAATCGTCGAGTTTAACCGGGCCGCTGAGCCTGGGTTCTACGGGTGGCCGTACTTTGTCGGCCCCAATCTCCCCTACATCGACGGAGAGTTCGTGGACGCGGACAACAGCCGGGGCTATACTTTCGAGTCGTCGGGCGAACCGTTCGACCTGCAGAACCCCATCAACGAGTCGGTGAACAATGACGGACTGGCAGAACTTCCGGCCGCTCAGGAGCCGGTGATCTGGTATACGTACTCATGGAGCGCGCTCCTCAACTCGCCGCCCGAGTACGCCCAGGAGTACCTCCCTGAGGAACCCCCGTACCCCGAATTCGAAGGCGGGTCGCCAATGAGCGGTCCGGTATACAACGCTGAGAACTACTCGGGCGACGACGCACTGGTGCAGTACTTCGACAATAAGCACTTCATTGCAGAGTGGTCCGCCGGCTGGATCAGGTATGTCTCCTACGACGACAACGGGGAGGTGCTCGATATCGAGCCATTCATGCCGAATGAAACGTTCCTCCGGCCGATGGTTATGACCATTGGACCAGATGGCGCGCTCTACCTCCTTGAGTGGGGCAGCGGATACGGCGCCCCCAACAACGACTCGGGAATCTATCAGATCACCGGCGGCGCGGCTGCGGTGGTCTCGCTAAACCTCGATAGCAGCACGCTGGGCCAAGACGAGTCGACGGTGGCCACCGTCACAGTCGAGAACACCTCCAGCAGCGAACTGTCCGACGTGGAAGTGTCGCTGACCTCCAACACCGATCAGATCGAGATCAGTGGCACTTCCGGAACGAGCATCGACTCGATCGCGGTCGGCGAGGACCAGCCGGTCGAATTCGACATCTCGGCCATCAGCGACGCCTCGCCGGGGAGCTACACCCTGAACGCTGAGGCGACGTTCACCTACGATGGCGAAGAGGAAGAAACCAGCGCGAGCACAACGGTCACCGTCTTCGGTGGCGAACCTCTCGAACGGGGGTTGGAGGCGCACTTCACGTTCGACAACGACATGCCGGTCAACGAGGTCACGGGCACCGATGCGACGATCAGCGGCGACGTGACCACCGGCGCGGAGGGTATCGTTGGTAACGCCTACGAGTTCGACATTAATCAGGCGACGGACGTCACGTTCGGCCCCAATGAGGGCGAGGCTGACGACGGCGTGATGACTGAGCCCTTGCCGCTCAACGGCGAGGGCGCGACCGCCGGCGCGTGGATCAACTACACCGAACACGAATCGTATGCGCGTGCGCCATTCCAGATCGGCGGATCCCTCTCAAACGGGCCGGCAAACGGGTGGGATCTGGAGTTCGCCAACCAGAGCCAGGCGATTGTTCCACAGCTCTGGAACAATGGCAACACCGGCGTCGGGGGCGGCGGCTCAGCGATCGAGGTTGATCCGGAGACGTGGTACTTCGTGGTGATGGTCGTCAACGGCGGCGATACCAAGATTCACGTGTTCGATCAGGAGAACGAACTCAATTCTTCCCCCCAGACCTGGACCGGTGGCTCGCGCAGCCGGTCGGAGAGCGAGCCGATGAGCATCGGCGTCGGGCAGGGATTCGACATGGCCGGCCGCGTCGACGAACTGTGGGCATACTCGCGCGCACTCCCCGAGAGTGAAGTCGATCAACTCTACACGCAGTCACTCGAGAGCGACAGTGGCGATGGCCCACCGGCGATCGGCGATTCGGATTCCGTGCCGACCGATCCGGACGGCGACGGGCTCTACGAGGACCTCAATGGCGACGGTGAAGTGACTGACGCCGACGCGGAGTTGTTCTTTGAGCACATCGACGACCCCGAGATGCAGAACAACGTCGAGGCGTTCGACTTTAACGGGAACGGCCGTCTCGACTTCGACGACATCGTCGAATGGCGCAAAAAGAAAAACAGCTAATCATTCGACAGCGGCCGAACACGCGGTTCTCTTCTTTAGTTTTACAATACAGAGTGGGTTCATTGAAAATTCAGAGTATAAAAATCAGCTACGCGCCTTCTTTCGTGAGAAATACATTGAGTGTGTCTGTCTATTTGAGCTCATTAACGAGCAGATCGTAGCGGGGATTCACCACGAGATTTACAAATATACGGAGAAACATTGAGTGTGGATGTGTCTGGTTTGTTACTATTTTACCGACATGAATCGTCGAATACTCAGCAGTACGCCGAGAGCACCTCGTACGCCTCGCGGGCGGCCATGTCCGGCTCGTCGGGATACGTGTAGAGTTCGAGCGTGGCGAACCCCCCCCGTAGTCGATGTCATCGAGCGCGTCGAAAATAGCTCGAAAATCGAGGTCGCCCTCGCCAGGGATGCGATGGTAGTGTTTGCCGCGAACGCCCCCGACGATGTCCTCCAGATGAACGCCCGTGATGTGGCCCGCACTCTGTCGGATGGCTTCGGCTGGGTCCTCGCCATAGACCGCGGCGTGGCCGACGTCGAGGTTGACGCCCAGCGAGTCGCGGCCGACGTCCTCGATGAGCGCGAGGACTTCCTCTGTACACTCGACGAGCAGTTCGGGTTCGTACTCGATGCCCACCCTGATGCCACACTCTTCGGCGTAATCGAGTATCGAATCGAGCGAATCGAGCAGGTACTCGTAGGCCTGCCCCGGTGGATTGCCGGGTAGCGGGCGGCCGGTGGCGAGACAGACCGCCGGCGCACCAGTCACAGAAGCGAGGTCGATGGCTCGTTTCGTGTACTCGATGCGCCACTCTCGATTCCGGTCGTCGGCGGTGACAACAGTTGGGTCGAAAAACGACGACGGTGGCGCGTCGTCGTAGTAGCCCGTCGCGGTGTTGCGTTGACGTTCGAAACTGCCATCTCTGTGCCGTCGAGCACTCTCGATAGCTCCTCCTGTTCGCTCTCACCGAATTCGGTGAAGTACGCGTGCGGTTCGTCGCCGAGAATTTCGACACCGGCGTAGCCGTGGTCGGCGATACGTTCGACCGCTTCGGGCAGTGTGTGGCGCGTGTAGGCGTTCGTTGAAAAGGCCAGTTCGACCATACCCACTCGATGGCCGCCGGGCCGAAACACCTTCCGAGGGGTGGCTACGAAACGTCGAACAGGTGAGAGAGTCCGTATGCAGGAACGAGGAAGACGAGCGTGGCGAGCGCCCAGCCGATACCCGCCAGCGCCGCGAACGCCGAATCGAGTATCACCAATCCGAGAATGCAGGCTCCGACCGCCGGTCCGACGGTCCCAGGACGGGGATTCGCATACGCCGGTCCGAGCGCGCGCCCGGTCCACGCGAGGAAGCCGCCGGCGAACGCGAGCGCGAAGGCGCTTTGAGTGAGTGCAGGACGAATCACGACCACCGCGAGCACGGCGAGAGCGGCCAGCAGGACGCCGGCCGCCGCCCCTGCGACCGCGCCTCGATTCGTGGTGGTCGCCTCGTTTGCGGCCATGTACGTCACGAGCGCGATATACAGCGCGATGACGACCGGAATCGTGAGTTGCCACGTCGAGAGAGCGAACGCTCCCGCCGCGGTCGTGCCGAGTAAGATGTTGAGTCCGCGCACGCTGCCCATTGCGAGAAAGCCCGCGGGACCACCCTTGAGCACGCTATCGTAGAGCGTGATGACCGTCGCAAGCGCCGCCGCGAGCGCGCCGGAACGCACGCCGGCCACCGCAAACGCGACGAGAACGCCACCGAGCAGCAATGTCGCACCGAGTGCGCCCGCCGCCCGCCGCGACACGTCTCCGGAGGGAATCGGTCGCTCGGGGCGCTCGCGCGCGTCAACTCCTGCATCGAAGTAGTCGTTCAGCGTCGTGCCGCCAGCGTACAGCAGTACCGACGCGCCCGCGAGACCGGCGAGTGACGGTAGCGAGACCGTCGCCGCCGTGGCTGCAACCAGCGCGCCACCGAGAAGAACATCGGGTGGTGCACTGAAGAGATTGGGCACGCGTACCAGCGCCGCATAGGCCACGAGCCGTTCTCGAAAACGTGACTCGTCCACCTAGCTCAGACCCACCCGCAGTCTTCGAGATAGCTCATCGCCTCGCGGGCGGTTTCGGCGGCGGTCTCCTCGTAGGGATAGAGTTCGACCGTGACAAATCCCTCATAGCCCCGCGAATCGAGCGCGTCGAGGAAGTCGTCGATGGCCATTGCGCCGTCGCCGAGCTGGGTATGCTCGTGACTGCGGTCTGCGGGGATATCCTCCAGATGCACGTGGTCTACGTACTCGGCGAGTCGGTCGA from Halococcus sediminicola includes:
- a CDS encoding multicopper oxidase domain-containing protein; translated protein: MTDRDRHSQTEDTELGLSRRRLLRTGAAVGIAGTLPQISVRAAAQSVPASPDLDKFVQPLSIPEIREPDGTRNGADAYRISREEFTQNLHPDLPETTVWGFDGTYPGPLIEAQRGEPITVHFDDSGLPTEHMFKVVKSIPGTTAENHPQYGKDVSVPEVRAVTHFHGLEVEPENDGQSMMWTSPEGVVGPGFVNEWQRLPMDQARTTSTYHDHTLGIVRLNAYAGLLGMYTIQSQADEDLNLPSGEYDIPLLLQDKTFNSDGSLYYPDEFVPSFVGDTAVINGGVWPYMEVEPRRYRFRLVNGANHRTFSLKLENESGQGVPMMYQFAPGHGFLESVVPIGPNGDLSSLVIQPFERGEVIVDFSDYAGETLTLTNNAELPYEGNNSGSDLSELMQFQVANPTEEPADRSANPTSLNLPFSRKYDENDASVTREMTLDLTYNQEVGSIKHTLNGYGFVESVDDDEKGIVKPQLGATEIWKLSNTTNGAHPIHLHLVTFRVIGRGPDGTEPPDPNERGHKDTVRVEPNETVRILTRFDGYTGHFPWHCHMLEHEDYEMMLRFVVQDGGDSDGPPVIGDSDSAPTDPDGDGLYEDLDGDGEVTDVDGELFFEHIDDPEMQNNAEYFDFNGNGRLDFDDVVEWRKKNNN
- a CDS encoding ThuA domain-containing protein, translated to MGDSAIGSDPAILVFSATTEFRHNSIPEGNQAIQELATEIGNENDVDFTVNVIESDASQFPANAGELSQYDLVVWNSTTGDVLNDDQQAAFKQYIQSGGGYMGIHAAADTEYDWEWYGGLVGAYFSSHPSVQEAEVHVTDRTHPSTSHLPAVWTRTDEWYDYQENPRGDVHVLAALDESTYENEGMDGIDHPIAWAQYYDGARSFYTGGGHTDDSYDSRRFRQHLKGGMMWAAGYIGGGASGTVWDNYEKIPLDTDTQNPAMVDIASDGRVFYIERGDFGGGEETPAEVIMIDQENDNEISTVLDLTVYAGQEDGLLGILLDSDFENTGWVYLYYSPTNDEIDGPHNRLSRFTMEGDTIDPDSEVEILRVPTQRETCCHTGGDMHWGPGGEQLYLTTGDDTNPFESSGYAPIDERDGRKNYDSQRTAANTNDLRGKILRIIPQEDGSYTVPDSNLFPGDSSGGGGSDSDAIEPGTTIELGGEISGWIGEAPSSIEGETNPTLTLQEGATYTVAFENLDGAPHDFYMLDENESELVGTELVTGQGGTASVEFEATAEMVQYYCSVHPFQMRGDVAIEESDSGGGGGNVKPEIYTMGNRNPYRAAVDQETGTLYWGDYGPDAGSWNAERGPLGIVEFNQADEPGFYGWPYFVGPSIPYIDYDFETEESGDPFDPDNPVNKSPNNDGLTDLPSSQEAMIYYSGASWEDLLDAPEYAQEYLPDEPPFPQLQGGAPMAGPVFRYQDDYDSDVSLPESFDGKFFIMEWNENWIKYVSFDDDGNVTEIDPFLPDMEFLRPMDMKVGPDGALYLIEWGSGFGGPNNDSGVYRIEHSDDGDSDGPPVIGDSDSAPTDPDGDGLYEDLDGDGEVTDVDGELFFEHIDDPEMQNNAEYFDFNGNDRLDFDDIVEWRKKKNS
- a CDS encoding ABC transporter permease; translation: MSVADYATRNRLTVGVAGIVAAVLLVGGAATLFEFPGDELLTVGAFQRTLQAAMPIALAAIGGLYAEKSGVFNIGLEGFMIFGALVGAAVPWLLTGGGSISQADLWVGIIAAILVCSVLAVAFAVLTVTYEANQIVAGLAVWFIGLGFGPFTATVIWGGVSSPTLPSIDNLTVPLLSSIPVLGRLLFDSSPLVLLTILLTIAAWVVLYRTRYGYWVQAAGENPSALDTAGVDVTRVRYATVVFSGAMAGLAGATLSIGIGNGFTGTGATLVDGRGWIAIVAYLFGNYNPIGTLLASLLFGAMDMLQIQLQTIGISLPGSITGLFPYVAVLVVLTFIGYTRVPAAVGEPYDTEE